In a single window of the Atlantibacter hermannii genome:
- the fadI gene encoding fatty acid oxidation comple beta subunit (3 -ketoacyl-CoA thiolase) produces the protein MSQALPRLARPGDRIAIISGLRTPFARQATAFHGIPAVDLGKMVVSELLARSEISPDVIEQLVFGQVVQMPEAPNIAREIVLGTGMNVHTDAYSVSRACATSFQAVANVAESLMAGTIRAGIAGGADSSSVLPIGVSKKLARMLVDVNKARTTGQRLKLFSRLRLRDLMPVPPAVAEYSTGLRMGDTAEQMAKTHAITREQQDALAHRSHMRAAQAWQEGKFADEVMTAYVPPYREPFSEDNNIRKNSSQADYAKLRPAFDRKHGTVTAANSTPLTDGAAALIMMTESRAKELGLTPLGYLRSYAFTAVDVWQDMLLGPAWATPLALDRAGLTLADLTLFDMHEAFAAQTLANLKMLASDRFAREVLGRAHATGEVDDAIFNVMGGSIAYGHPFAATGARMIVQTLNELRRRGGGFGLVTACAAGGLGAAMVLEAE, from the coding sequence GGGCGATCGTATTGCCATTATCAGCGGGTTACGTACCCCTTTTGCTCGCCAGGCAACGGCTTTCCATGGCATTCCTGCAGTGGATCTCGGCAAAATGGTGGTGAGCGAACTGCTGGCGCGCAGTGAAATTTCCCCCGATGTCATTGAACAACTGGTTTTCGGCCAGGTCGTGCAGATGCCTGAAGCGCCAAATATTGCCCGTGAAATTGTCCTTGGTACCGGCATGAATGTGCATACCGATGCCTACAGCGTCAGTCGTGCGTGCGCCACCAGTTTCCAGGCGGTGGCGAACGTGGCGGAAAGCCTGATGGCAGGTACTATCCGCGCCGGTATCGCCGGGGGGGCGGACTCCTCTTCTGTATTGCCTATTGGCGTGAGTAAAAAACTGGCGCGTATGCTGGTGGACGTCAATAAAGCCCGCACGACCGGGCAACGCCTTAAGCTGTTTTCCCGCTTGCGCTTGCGCGATCTGATGCCGGTCCCGCCTGCCGTGGCCGAATACTCCACGGGTTTACGTATGGGGGATACCGCGGAACAAATGGCGAAAACTCACGCCATCACCCGCGAGCAGCAGGATGCCCTGGCGCATCGCTCCCATATGCGGGCCGCCCAGGCCTGGCAGGAAGGTAAATTTGCCGATGAAGTGATGACCGCCTACGTTCCGCCGTATCGCGAACCCTTCAGTGAAGATAACAATATTCGTAAAAACAGTTCTCAGGCGGATTACGCCAAATTGCGCCCCGCCTTTGACCGCAAGCACGGCACCGTGACGGCGGCGAACAGTACGCCGCTGACTGACGGGGCCGCTGCGCTGATCATGATGACTGAATCCCGCGCTAAAGAGCTTGGCCTGACGCCGCTCGGTTACCTGCGCAGCTATGCCTTTACTGCCGTCGACGTCTGGCAGGACATGTTGCTGGGGCCCGCCTGGGCCACGCCGCTGGCGCTGGATCGCGCCGGATTAACGCTGGCCGATTTAACCCTGTTTGATATGCATGAAGCGTTTGCTGCCCAGACGCTGGCTAACTTAAAAATGCTTGCCAGCGATCGCTTTGCCCGTGAAGTCCTGGGCCGGGCGCATGCGACGGGCGAAGTTGACGATGCCATCTTTAACGTCATGGGCGGTTCTATCGCCTACGGCCACCCGTTCGCCGCCACCGGCGCGCGGATGATTGTCCAGACGCTGAACGAACTACGCCGTCGCGGCGGCGGGTTTGGTCTGGTCACGGCCTGTGCGGCAGGGGGATTAGGCGCAGCAATGGTACTGGAGGCTGAATAA